One Saimiri boliviensis isolate mSaiBol1 chromosome 17, mSaiBol1.pri, whole genome shotgun sequence genomic window carries:
- the ZNF18 gene encoding zinc finger protein 18 isoform X2 has product MPIDLGQALGLLPSLAKAEDSQFSGSDAALQEELSSPETARQLFRQFRYQVMSGPHETLKQLRKLCFQWLQPEVHTKEQILELLMLEQFLTILPGEIQMWVRKQCPGSGEEAVTLVESLKGDPQRLWQWISIQVLGQDILSEKMESQSSQVGEVEPHLEVVPQELGVENSSSGPGELLSHIVKEESDAEAELALAASQPAGLAERLIRDQDLGTSLLPAAPQEQWRHLDSTQKEQYWDLMLETYGKMVSGGISHSKPDLTNSIEYGEELAGLYLHVNEKIPRPSCIGDRQENDKENLNLENHRDQELLHASCQASGEVPSQVSLRGFFSEDEPGCFEGENLPEALQNIQDEGTGEQLSQERISEKPLGQHLPNPHSGEVSTMWLEEKRETSQRGQPRAPMAQKLPTCRECGKTFYRNSQLVFHQRTHTGETYFQCTICKKAFLRSSDFVKHQRTHTGEKPCKCDYCGKGFSDFSGLRHHEKIHTGEKPYKCPICEKSFIQRSNFNRHQRVHTGEKPYKCSHCGKSFSWSSSLDKHQRSHLGKKPIQ; this is encoded by the exons ATGCCCATTGACCTGGGGCAGGCCCTAGGCCTGCTGCCATCACTGGCGAAGGCCGAGGACTCCCAGTTCTCTGGATCAGATGCTGCCCTTCAAGAGGAACTCTCCAGCCCTGAGACTGCACGCCAGCTTTTCAGGCAGTTCCGCTACCAGGTGATGTCTGGGCCTCATGAGACCTTGAAGCAACTTCGGAAGCTCTGTTTCCAGTGGCTACAGCCAGAGGTTCACACCAAAGAGCAGATCCTCGAGCTCCTCATGTTGGAGCAGTTTCTGACCATCCTGCCTGGGGAGATCCAGATGTGGGTGCGGAAACAGTGTCCAGGAAGTGGAGAAGAGGCAGTGACGCTTGTGGAGAGTTTGAAGGGGGACCCCCAGAGACTGTGGCAATGG ATCAGTATCCAGGTCCTAGGACAGGACATCTTATCAGAGAAGATGGAATCTCAAAGCAGCCAAGTGGGGGAAGTGGAGCCCCATCTTGAAGTGGTGCCTCAGGAGCTGGGAGTTGAGAATTCATCCTCGGGGCCTGGGGAGCTTCTGAGCCACATTGTGAAAGAGGAATCTGATGCAGAAGCAGAATTAG CCCTGGCTGCCTCCCAGCCTGCCGGATTGGCGGAAAGGCTGATCAGAGACCAGGACCTCGGAACCTCACTGCTCCCAGCAGCACCTCAG gaacAGTGGAGACACCTGGATTCTACTCAAAAGGAGCAATACTGGGATCTCATGCTGGAGACCTATGGGAAAATGGTCTCAGGAG GCATTTCCCATTCCAAACCTGACCTGACTAATTCAATAGAATATGGGGAAGAGCTGGCAGGACTGTACCTTCATGTCAATGAGAAGATCCCAAGACCCAGCTGCATAG GGGACAGACAAGAGAATGACAAGGAGAACCTAAACTTGGAAAATCACAGAGACCAGGAGCTTCTGCACGCTTCCTGTCAAGCCTCAGGAGAGGTACCTTCTCAGGTTTCCTTGAGGGGCTTCTTTAGTGAGGATGAGCCAGGGTGCTTTGAAGGAGAGAATCTCCCTGAGGCTCTGCAGAACATTCAGGATGAGGGAACAGGGGAACAGCTCTCTCAAGAAAGGATTTCTGAGAAACCACTCGGTCAGCATTTGCCTAATCCTCATTCAGGAGAAGTGTCCACCATGTGGcttgaggagaagagagagaccTCCCAGAGGGGGCAGCCAAGAGCCCCCATGGCCCAGAAGCTCCCCACCTGTAGGGAGTGTGGGAAGACTTTTTATAGGAATTCTCAGCTTGTTTTTCACCAAAGAACTCACACCGGAGAGACATACTTTCAGTGTACCATCTGCAAAAAAGCCTTTCTGCGGAGTTCAGACTTTGTGAAGCATCAGAGAACTCACACAGGAGAGAAGCCCTGTAAATGTGATTACTGTGGGAAAGGCTTCAGTGACTTCTCAGGATTGCGCCACCATGAGAAAATCCACAcgggagagaaaccctataaatgtcCCATCTGTGAGAAAAGTTTCATTCAAAGATCAAACTTTAATAGACATCAGAGGgttcacacaggagagaaaccttataaGTGTTCCCATTGTGGGAAAAGTTTCAGCTGGAGCTCAAGTCTTGACAAACATCAAAGATCCCACCTAGGAAAGAAGCCCATTCAATAG
- the ZNF18 gene encoding zinc finger protein 18 isoform X1 has product MPIDLGQALGLLPSLAKAEDSQFSGSDAALQEELSSPETARQLFRQFRYQVMSGPHETLKQLRKLCFQWLQPEVHTKEQILELLMLEQFLTILPGEIQMWVRKQCPGSGEEAVTLVESLKGDPQRLWQWISIQVLGQDILSEKMESQSSQVGEVEPHLEVVPQELGVENSSSGPGELLSHIVKEESDAEAELALAASQPAGLAERLIRDQDLGTSLLPAAPQEQWRHLDSTQKEQYWDLMLETYGKMVSGAGISHSKPDLTNSIEYGEELAGLYLHVNEKIPRPSCIGDRQENDKENLNLENHRDQELLHASCQASGEVPSQVSLRGFFSEDEPGCFEGENLPEALQNIQDEGTGEQLSQERISEKPLGQHLPNPHSGEVSTMWLEEKRETSQRGQPRAPMAQKLPTCRECGKTFYRNSQLVFHQRTHTGETYFQCTICKKAFLRSSDFVKHQRTHTGEKPCKCDYCGKGFSDFSGLRHHEKIHTGEKPYKCPICEKSFIQRSNFNRHQRVHTGEKPYKCSHCGKSFSWSSSLDKHQRSHLGKKPIQ; this is encoded by the exons ATGCCCATTGACCTGGGGCAGGCCCTAGGCCTGCTGCCATCACTGGCGAAGGCCGAGGACTCCCAGTTCTCTGGATCAGATGCTGCCCTTCAAGAGGAACTCTCCAGCCCTGAGACTGCACGCCAGCTTTTCAGGCAGTTCCGCTACCAGGTGATGTCTGGGCCTCATGAGACCTTGAAGCAACTTCGGAAGCTCTGTTTCCAGTGGCTACAGCCAGAGGTTCACACCAAAGAGCAGATCCTCGAGCTCCTCATGTTGGAGCAGTTTCTGACCATCCTGCCTGGGGAGATCCAGATGTGGGTGCGGAAACAGTGTCCAGGAAGTGGAGAAGAGGCAGTGACGCTTGTGGAGAGTTTGAAGGGGGACCCCCAGAGACTGTGGCAATGG ATCAGTATCCAGGTCCTAGGACAGGACATCTTATCAGAGAAGATGGAATCTCAAAGCAGCCAAGTGGGGGAAGTGGAGCCCCATCTTGAAGTGGTGCCTCAGGAGCTGGGAGTTGAGAATTCATCCTCGGGGCCTGGGGAGCTTCTGAGCCACATTGTGAAAGAGGAATCTGATGCAGAAGCAGAATTAG CCCTGGCTGCCTCCCAGCCTGCCGGATTGGCGGAAAGGCTGATCAGAGACCAGGACCTCGGAACCTCACTGCTCCCAGCAGCACCTCAG gaacAGTGGAGACACCTGGATTCTACTCAAAAGGAGCAATACTGGGATCTCATGCTGGAGACCTATGGGAAAATGGTCTCAGGAG CAGGCATTTCCCATTCCAAACCTGACCTGACTAATTCAATAGAATATGGGGAAGAGCTGGCAGGACTGTACCTTCATGTCAATGAGAAGATCCCAAGACCCAGCTGCATAG GGGACAGACAAGAGAATGACAAGGAGAACCTAAACTTGGAAAATCACAGAGACCAGGAGCTTCTGCACGCTTCCTGTCAAGCCTCAGGAGAGGTACCTTCTCAGGTTTCCTTGAGGGGCTTCTTTAGTGAGGATGAGCCAGGGTGCTTTGAAGGAGAGAATCTCCCTGAGGCTCTGCAGAACATTCAGGATGAGGGAACAGGGGAACAGCTCTCTCAAGAAAGGATTTCTGAGAAACCACTCGGTCAGCATTTGCCTAATCCTCATTCAGGAGAAGTGTCCACCATGTGGcttgaggagaagagagagaccTCCCAGAGGGGGCAGCCAAGAGCCCCCATGGCCCAGAAGCTCCCCACCTGTAGGGAGTGTGGGAAGACTTTTTATAGGAATTCTCAGCTTGTTTTTCACCAAAGAACTCACACCGGAGAGACATACTTTCAGTGTACCATCTGCAAAAAAGCCTTTCTGCGGAGTTCAGACTTTGTGAAGCATCAGAGAACTCACACAGGAGAGAAGCCCTGTAAATGTGATTACTGTGGGAAAGGCTTCAGTGACTTCTCAGGATTGCGCCACCATGAGAAAATCCACAcgggagagaaaccctataaatgtcCCATCTGTGAGAAAAGTTTCATTCAAAGATCAAACTTTAATAGACATCAGAGGgttcacacaggagagaaaccttataaGTGTTCCCATTGTGGGAAAAGTTTCAGCTGGAGCTCAAGTCTTGACAAACATCAAAGATCCCACCTAGGAAAGAAGCCCATTCAATAG